In Vicia villosa cultivar HV-30 ecotype Madison, WI unplaced genomic scaffold, Vvil1.0 ctg.002029F_1_1, whole genome shotgun sequence, the genomic stretch GATTAATTCAGAGCAATATTCTCAGAGGGTGTTGAAGGTTGTCCTTTTACTAGAGATTTGAACTTCTTAGATTTCTTCTTTTAAGTATTTTGACTAGAAAAAACTTTCTTTTACCAGCTGGAGACAGGGTTTTTTCTAGAAGAGTATCATAGGTCATGATCGTAGTATCAATTCCTTCTACTTCAAGCATTTCGATGTAGGTTTTAagattttctggatgatcttgTTGTGTGAAGGGAGGATATTCATTGACAGGAATTCTTATATTTTTCACAGAATCATAATCTGTTGGAATGGTAGGTTTGATAACCAGTACAAACTTCGCAAGATGACCTAGACCTTTAAGATTGTTACCATTGAGTGTTTTTCCAATTTAGGTTCTAAATCTTTGACAAGATTTAATTCACTCAGATGATCGATAAGGCCACTTTCTTTCAATATGTCTGATATGAGTCTCCCTAAAGGAACGTAATTCTTTTTGGATTTTCTAGTATCAACACTCATGGTTTCAATCACAATATCTCTCAGATAGTTGAAGAGAAGATATGGAAGATTAACTTTAATGTCGTTCAAGACGTACTACAAGATGAGCTTCTGGTAAGAGTTGACATAGTCTGCGTAATTTGATGCaggttgtaacacccctttctaataccccaaattaataataataaacaaatatcCAGAGTAAACATGCATATAACAGGGGCGttacatcgacgttttcaaaaactaaaagcttttaaaaaccaacaAACATACATCCATAAATATACAATGTATCTGGTCATCATAATAATACATCTTAGTTAACATAATTCATTAATAATATGCATACacatataattacatgttattctcaattaacatcataattaaattaaacaattgcCAACCAATcctattctatcatatagacaattatttaagcttcaatatgcttcaaaccctaaaaagaagttacgtatcaaaagatacaacatttcaaagtttggaaaagttcCATACAgcaaggtccgcttagcgacctCAAGCGCACTTATGGAAATTGAAATTTcaataaccccgcttcaagcgGACAAAAATAGTAGCGAACCACTTATGATCTTCTCTTAGCGGACTGGCGCCGCTTAGAGAGCCTTCTTTATTTTTCAAACTTACAgtgtccgcttagcggcctcacgtccgcttagcggacatgcgattatgcagaaaaatagcAGCAAACTCAAAACTGCGAAATCACACACCCACTactccaaatcacttccaaacatcaataaatatcaaatacaaccagtattaATCATTATTGAACCATAACgctcatcaaaatcatgtttaatcatgcCAATCCATAGAAATTAGCACAAAAGTTAGGGTTCATACATTTTCACGAAATTCCAAAGATTGAAGAGATTCACACAAACacatacattacccaatcatagattctacaaaaatttggattctaaccctaACCTCTAGctcttaatccaccctcttcaagaatctacttccTATTCTCTTCTCTATGcctcttttatcttctttttatCTTTTCTCTTCTAATctaggttaactcataaaattctcttctaactctcattatctcattgggcttaacccatccactatTCTCATTTCTAATGCAACTAAGCcccaatagctaattctaatataattctactatttattaattagctaaatgaCATATTACCACACAATTAAATAACtatcactcaaacaataattaaataaaacacaaacaattatcaaataatcctaattaaataaaatctaataagaaTAGGGTGTTACACAGGTCTATGATGAATACAACCTAGAATGATCTTGACCCAAACCCTAAGTTTGTCATCAAGTTCTCCGATCTTGTAACTGGATGTTCCTTTAGACACATTTTTCTTATTTCCTTTGAAGATGACTGGGATAACCACTTCCTTTAGAAACTTGAAGTTATGATTTCTATGATAAACCCTTTTTCCTTTGACTCCTTCCATACCCACCAAAGTGGCAATAGATTTTTCAATGATGACAATTTTCTTATCGAGGAGATAGGATACAATGTACCTTTCATCTGCGTCAGCAAATCTCCAGAAATATTTAACCAGATAAGTGAAAACAGGGCGATAAAGATGTTTGAAAAACACTCACCATCCTTGATTATCTAGTTGTTCCGTTAAATCTATTCCATTTGCTTTGAGATTCTCAAAATTCACAAGAAGTTCACAGTGAACTTCTAGTTGATTCGCTGGGGTTGAAAGAAGAACTACATCCAGACGATCGATAATATGCGGTACACCTGGATTTTGAAATGTCCCAAGAGATTGATGACATGTAAAACCTATTTGTTAAGGAGTGCTTGAATTGGTCTGTTGTGATGATTCTCCTTGTTTCTCAAATTGCTTGGAGAACTCATAGATCTCTTGTTGTTAGGCATCCTTGGGGATGATTTCAGAGAAGgggttttagggtttatggtttgaaaagaagaaagtgtGGGAAGTGAGTGACGTAGTGTGTGATTTATAAAGTAGTGGGTTTTAAAtagttaaatataataaatacacAAGCATGACAAAGAGAAAGGCGAATAATGATGACTTTTCATTTAAACTCAGAAATCCCACTGCTCGAGGTGTCACTCGAACAATGATGACAAGTGTCTAAACGAGTAAACAACCACACAAAATGAGAGGCCACGAGTTAATGTTCTCAATATTAGAAAAATAAAGAGTTTTCTGACTTGAGGTATTTCTGACTCAGATAGCTTTTAACTAGTAGAGATATCTGAAGaaagaattaaaagaataaaTGAAATTTGATAAGAGTCTAACCTGATATATCTTATCATAAGATATTCTTAATTTTCTTATCTGATTTATTTCAGAGTTCCCATTATGTTTCAATAACATGGATTTCTTCGAGCTTTGGTATCTGAATCCACACATCATTTCTGAAGAACTTATTTAactctttaaattattttatggtGAATCTTGTTTTGACAAGTTCAACTTTATCTTCAATAATTAGATCGTATGATACTTGTTTGTTTCTAACTTTGTCTTTTTTGGATAGATAGAACTTCAGAAACCTTATTTTTAGACTCCTGCAATTGTTATTTTTAGATCTTCACAAACCTTCATAcaactttgatttttttgaatCAAGCTTATTAACAACAAGTCACAAATGAATCTTTAGACCCTCAATGTTTCATCAGTGCATATTCCATAGACTTTCAAGCAGTCAGAATAGCTTAAGTGATGAAGTCTGAGTAGCAGATCCAAGTAGCATTATGAATTCAAATAACCAGATAAAATAGAAGTAAACACATAATCAAGAAAGAAATTAAGATATAGATTATTTGTTTTCTAGATAACCATAAATTTTTAGTTTCTATCTTGGTTGATCTTCTTGATTTTATAGCACTTTTGGGTTTAGTTTCAGATGGGCTTGAGATAGATGTTTTAGTCGACACATTTTTCTTATGCTTAGGAGTAAGtgttcctttttattttcttgtaTCATTGACTACAATCTCAGCTGATATAATGCTAGAGCTATCAGACATTTCTGACTTAACTTCTAAGTTTTTAAGACTGCAACTCATGTTCTTAATAAGATTAAGATTTCTATTCAAGACTAGAAGTTCTTCTTTAAGTTTATTGTTCTCAGAAGACATGGATTCATAGGAATTCTTTAGTTCCTTAAATTCAATTTTGAGTAATGAGAATTTTTCCAGAGTTTCAAGATGAAGTAGTTAATTCTAAATGAGAgagatcagaaaatacctctttggAAAAATCCTTTTCTGTTTCTGACTCTGAGTCTGCTTCATAGTTTGGGAAGGTATCCTTATCAGAGGTTCCAACATAAGCCATTAGTGCCATGTtacatttttcttcttttgagtTGCCATCTGAGGAATTAGAGTTATCCCAGGTTGTCATCAACCCTTTCTTCTTGTCCTTGAAATTTCTTTTTCTAAAGTTTTCTTTTCTGATGCTTTCTTTCTTGAGCTTTAGATATTCATTTTTGTAGTGTCCTgactctttgcattcatagcacataaCTTCCTCACTTGATCTTCCATTATCAGACGTTTTTGGACGATCTTCTCTATTTCTAGATCTTCTGAAGTTGCTTTGTCTTTTCTTCCAGAGTTGTTTACTTCTTCTGGAAAGAAGTGACAACTCGTCTTCATCAGGTACCTCATTGTCAGAATCTTCTAATTCTTCAGCTTGGAAGGCCTTACCCTTTTCTGACTTAGTCCTTTCTGATTTGGACTTAAGAGCAACTGATTTTCCTCTTTTCCGAGTTTCATTTTCTtaagctctatttcatgacttctgaAAAAGCTAACCAGCTCCTCGATATTTATGTTATTTAGATCCTTTGCAAGTTTTAGCGCAGTTACCATAAGTCTCCATTTCTTGGGAAGACTTCCGAtgatcttcttaacatgatctgTAATGGTATAACGTTTGTCTAGAACCTTGAGTCCTGCGACCAAagtttgaaaccttgagaacatagTTTCAatagtttcttcttcttcttcttcttcttccatcttgaaagcttcatatttTTGAATTAAGGCCACGGCTTTAGTTTCTTTAACTTGAGTATTTCCTTCACGAGTCATTCTTAACGAATCAAGAATATCTTTTGCTGaatatttatttgtaattttatcaTAATCGTTGTAACATATGGCATTAAGAATGATGGTTCTAGCTTTGTGATGATTCATGAATGCACGTTTCTGTTCATCATCCATTTCATTTTTGGGAATGGGAATACCAATCTCCGTAATAGGTGCTATATACCCATTAGTGACAATCTCCCAGAGATCAATATCATATACTAGAAAGAAACTTtttagtctatctttccaataatcAAATTTTTCTCCATCAGAGACTGGAGGTTTAATATTGTAACTATCTCTTCCATGAGTGTTAGCAGCGACAACCATTTAGAAGTTTTTCTCACGATGTACCTCTCTACACTGTTAAGTGTTTGATGAAAATCAACAAAGAGCCgaagctctgatgccaattaaagatagagaaaaacacaagaaatgagaGTTTGAATTGGTTTTCTAAAACTTttaatcttttaaaatattttcacaaaAGATAATGAGATAGTTAagatggagaagaaaaagaacacGTTCGGTTATACTGGTTCGCCTTAGAAAAGGTTAATTTTgtccacccgtcaaggtgatttcgccttagaaagggatttaatccactaatcttgaaagattacaaacaacctctaagagCCTAGAAAGACACCTTAGCCCTATAAAATATACAGACTAACAACCTTGTCACTTGAGGaatacaaatctcaacaaatTTACAAAGGATAAAGTTTACAAGATATTGCTTCTAAAAAGCAGATTGAAACATAAACAATTTAGCACAaatgttaaatttaaaattaaattctgaaaaaaaattatctaaaatATCTGACGTGGCTAAGCTGTTCACATGCCATGTCATTAATGAGGCAGATGGAGGAGGTCAAACAAATCTCAAGTGAAATAAAGTTTAGGGACAAAAAACGTGGCTTTTAAAATGAgggaattaaaacagaaaaaactTGAAAATAGGGAGACAAAATGTGTATTTAAGCTtataatttatttcaatttaaaataaaacaattaaatattaaatttcttttatgtcattttaaattgGGTTAAACATGTTTTTGGTCctcataaatatctcaaattttattcttagttcctattaaaaaaatgacatattttaatcCCAAAATTTTTATGTATGCAATTTTAGTGTCggcttaaaaataaattttgagtttttttttcaagaaactttttataacgttctacacatgtttgtaaaataatcattcaaaaatacattttGGTTTAACCGCAAGAACTACATctacatgcataataattttatagggatcaaaacatgtcaatttttttttatatggaccaaaaataaaatttggtaatttatatggaccaaaaacatatttaactattttaaattatcaattaattgaaccactaattttaccaaacacttcaattaacaGATCAACTATAAATCATCCGCCATCTTCTATAAGCTATTAGTCATCAGCCATCAAtcataagctataagttaaaaGCTACTTTATCAATTAACCGCTATTTTTAcgaaacaaaattttaattattatacaaAGTTTATaacttaatataattattttttaaagttaatatataattaaaaatagaagaatTAGTAAAAtcctgatcgtacctgatcagaatggATCGTCGATGGCCTTCAACAGTTAGTCTTTGAGTGAATGGggagtgtacctgcaaggtactccgatgatAAAGTGAGAAAGAGAGCAAGGGAATGCAAGTACTGAGATTAGGTGAGAATGAATGAATTACATGACTCTTCAGTGAAAGAGTGTATTTATAGTCTTAATGCGAGGCCAAAATTTCTTTATTTTGGACTGGATTGTTGGATGCCCAAAACAAAGAAAACTGACAGAATGCTACGTGGTAGGACAGAGTCAACAAGTGATTCATATCCTGGTTGAACCGATCGTAGGATTCGAAGGTAATGACCAAAATTTTCGCTAGTAAGTGATTATGTGGTCTTCATGGAGCACGTGAAACTGAAACTCCAACTGtcacaaaaaaaacaaacactTTTAAGCTTGGACCTTGGATTGGGCCTACTCGGAGCCCAAGAACAAATACTATAAGGCCATCTTCAATGGTGCAACtcatttttgagttctttatgggtcccaccagccatatcatctcaaaataatttatttaatctttATTTTATTGGTGTAACTCTAATGgatcccacaactttacctcataaattaatttgattgggtaccacaaatTTTTACTagttgcaatgcaactctactatgacatggcaaattgtccaaatatttaattattatattgatgtccAGCCGGAGAACTCAAGAAAAAATatcaccattggagatgctctaaagAGCATTTTATAAAACAGAAAAAAGAGAGATTATTTTATAGTGTATGAAGATGTACCTACCTAACACGTTAAATTCATCGAGCAAGAGTTCATTTGAAAAAAGGTGACGGATGAAGTAATTAAGACTAACAATTAATGCCTTCAACATTGATTTCATGTTAACGTAGCAATAAAACTAACcctatttttataaaatctccGTGACACACTGAAGTATCCAGTGACAACAAGAAAAGCTTCTATTTCCAATGCGTTCATCTAGTGGCATCAAGGCGTTATCTTCTTTGAAGGAGATTCCATGTTATGGAAAGACGTGCAAACTTAAAAATCAATAAACCCACTTAACTCTCCATCCTAATTCCAATTATTGCATACTCCAAATTAACTCACATTCACATATAGATCTATACACTAATTCTAAAAACAACCAAGATAACCTTAGTCCTTAGATCTATTTTCTACGCAGCCATAATAAACTAATCTCACGGACCCACCTCAAATCCTATGACATGATCATCATTCACTTGCAAAGCACATCATTATTCACTCCAACTCCCACGCCATTAAGCCCTTACCCCACACACTATCAACGCCATATTTACAATTACACTAATCAGACCACAAACACATGCCTTTTTAACATGCTCTCTAACAACACCAACCACCCACTATTTTAATGCATTCCCCACACCACACAAACCACACCCAAACCAATTAaccctctctctttctctctctcacacacaaaaCCAATACTTTATCATTCTCTAGCACCATAATCATTCATCCCAATTAGGGTTTGGTTTTGGTTCCACACCAAACCAAcccaacaaaaagaaaaaaagaaaacaaccATACCCAAAACCCCATTTTCAATGTTCAGTTTCTGCTCCTACAGCAAATTCTTCATCCTTTTCTTATGTACCCTTCTTCGTTACTTCATTGCATAACCCTAAACAAACTCACATTCACTTCCAATTTTTAGGGTTCTATTCAAATCCAAATCCAAATCTTCCTCAGTTATGAAATCTCAGTTTCAAGTTCAACTACCACTTTccaaatcaaaaccctaacaTTCGGAtttgaatcttcatcttcatcattatCATTACCAATGCTTAAATCTTCTGAACAAAAAGATGGATCTGAAATCGAACCACCAAACTGCATCGATTTGTTTACTCAATTAGCATCAGCAAAACCTAAAATCAACAATTTCCCTATGAAACGCACCGTTCGTCCTCTCTTCGTTCTCCTCCTTCTTCTCGTCTTCCTCGCCACGTTAACCTCACGCTCCATTCTTCGTCGAGGTATAATCTCAATCGAGCTCGAACTCGAAACTCGTGTGATCAATCGCGATTCATCGTTAAACGCCACGCTTCTCAAACACGCTGCGGTCGAGATCGGCGAGGAGAAATCCCGGAAAGAGATTCAGCAGCTTCTCGATGGTAATTTTGCTAGTCAAGCTAGGCATAGAACGTTTGTTTCGTGGCGGAGGTTTATCCATCACGACGGTGATAGAAACTTTCCGGCGACACTCCGGTCGCCGCTTTTTTATCGGTATTGGATTGATTTCCGGCGAGTTTTGCATGATTGGGCAAGGAAGCGTAGGTTTCAACCAGGGATAATGACTGAGTTAACTCGGTCGGTGAAGGTTCCACTCGATCGGTTCAACAAACTTGCTACCGATTCTATTGATAAAAAGTACTCTTCTTGTGCTGTTGTTGGTAATAGTGGGATTTTGCTTAATAGAAACTATGGTTCGTTAATTGATGCGCATGAGTTTGTTATAAGGTTAAACAATGCTAGGGTTGATAACTATGAAAACAAAGTTGGGAAGAAAACGAGTATTTCGTTTGTGAATAGCAACATTTTGCATTTGTGTGCAAGAAGAACAGGGTGTTTTTGTCATCCTTATGGTGCTAATGTGCCAATTGTTATGTACATTTGTCAAGCTGTGCATTTCTTGGATTATACCGTTTGTAATGCTTCTCATAAGTCTCCTTTGTTGGTTACAGATCCAAGGTTTGATGTGTTGTGTTCTAGGATTGTGAAGTATTACTCATTGAAGAGGTTTGTGGAGGAGACAGGGAAGGGTTTGGAGCAATGGGGTTCTGCTCATGATGGTGCTTTGTTTCATTATTCTTCTGGTATGCAAGCTGTGATGTTGGCTTTAGGGGTATGTGATAAAGTTAGTATTTTTGGGTTTGGTAAATCACCTTCTGCTAAACATCATTATCATACTAATCAGAAAGTTGAACTTCATTTGCATGATTATGAGGCTGAGTATGCTTTTTATCGGGACCTTGTGGATGGACATAAGCCTATACCTTTTGTATCAGAGAAGTTTAAGATTCCTCCTGTTGTAATGTATCATTGACAGTGATTTGTTGGAGGAGTTGATTAGGTTGAAGTGTTGTGAATTTTTGGAGGGGTTGATTAGGTTGAAGTGTTGTGAATTGTTGGAAGGGTTGATTAGGTTGAAgtgttttgttgttgtaataGTTTTGGAATGAATAGATAGTGGAAGGGATTATTGGGTTTGGTTTGAGATTCAATTTTTGTTTTCTCAAGTTTGTACTGTCCCAAATGTAGCCTCAAGGCAACATATAAGTGTAAATTTTGATTAGATCAATACAAAATTATGAAGCATCTATGATTGTATCTATTTTCAGTTTCTTGAGTTTCCTATTAAATCAAAGAGTACACTATAAAAAAGTGTAATATTTATAATAGAGGAAAAAGTAATTAACAATACAACAGTGTTAATAACATTCCTATAAATCAAATGATTTGGTTCAAGATATGGAAATGTACTCAAGTGTTCATCATCATCTTTCTTACCATTTTAGCCTTTAATTAATATTACAAGTGTGTTATGAAGTCTTATGCTCTTGCAGCTTATATGATAGATGACTTTTCCCAGCTTATATGTTAGATGACTTTTTCCAAAATAATGCAGGGTTCTCTTCCCAGATTACTCTTCCCATTCAAATAATGCAGGGTTCTCTTGCTATCAAAGAAGTGCATTCCACCATAAATATAATCCACAGAAGCTTGACTAATGCAATATACTATTTTGAGGTATCAACTTAAGAACTTTTCTCATGagcttcctttctattctatttcaatttttgTAACTTAATTGAACTGGTAACCCTTTTGATTATCATAATAGTTATTGGTATTTATTAGATGGTAGCTTACAGTTACACACCAAAAGACATACCATTTCATCTACTCATTATCATTCATAATATTGAAGGAGTCAACTTTGGAGTTTATACATAAGTAGCACAAAACATTTACTCTTTAGTTAAGTAGGACCTATACATTCATCTAAACATAACACAGCTTAGATATATTCTGCTGTTACATAACTTAGTTATTTACATCAAAATGACATATTTTCCTAAGGAAACTTCTTGTTAAGCTTGAAAGAGCCACGGCTTCAAACAAGATGGTCTTGAGTTACATATGCATTACAAAAAAAGTTCTTTTGATTATCATCTTTGTTGTGCCTTTTACTCTGCCGTGTCTATCACGGCACCATTCTCTTCAAACTTCACCCCCACCAAGTAGCATATacgtacctgcaaaacaaaattatgCTCAAACCCGGATATAATATAATCAAGGTGTTATTCCCTACTGAAATCTGGCTTATACCTGCTTAGGATCATAGACAGCATACTCATTGTATTCCAAGGGACTATCTTCATGCTCTGAGGCAATTATTTTACCACAAGGAACTTTTATGTCATCTTTCCAAACAAAATGCTCTGATTCATCTGTTTTCTTCTTCCCAAGCCCCTTCACCCCAATCTTGTTTTCCTCCAAAGATGTTGTATCCTGTCTCACAGTCATTTTCATAACCATATCAATAATAGTTTGTTACTGAAAACCATAAGGGATGATAACTATTGCTTACCTCAGGTGGGCTTTTCAACTCAGTAATCTCATTTCCCAGAGAAGCAATGGCCAAAACCAAGAACCCTTCTGGCCTGTCTACAGCAGTAAAACCATATCTTGCAGCCTCTGCTGCAGCATCTGAGCAAACAATGGCTTTTCCAAACTGTTTGCCAAGAGCACACAAGTGATTAGAAAACAGTTAGCAGCAATATAGTTGAACATATTCTTCAGTTTTATTTGAATTATACCATGTAACCCGGAACAGGTAGTGAACATATAGTTGGCAAGAACCCCTTGTGCAAGTGCCTCAAAAGATTTGAGCTTCGCGATCCTTTAATAGTATAATCATAGAATTAGTGTATCATTGATAAGAACCAAGATAGTCTATTTGGAAAGTATTCCATCTGTCTTACCACACCATAGAAGAACCTTATTTGGAAGCTTTACTATATCTTCATAAGAAGGGCAAGCACTTGGTTCCACAGCAAAGATGTTTTCAACTGAAACCCCGTATTCCTGAAGTTCATAGAAAGTAAACATTCAAGAAGATTCCAGCATTCTTGCAGTTGTACATGAATCAAACAGAAAAAGTTGTATTCTTACCATGTCACCAACTTTGACAGGCTCATAAGTTTTTTCAAGGTACTTCACAATCATCTCATAGTCATTTGAATTTTTCTCCAGAGTAGAAACTGAGCAACCCAATTTCTTGTATGTGGCTGATAATGGATCATCAATGGTAGCTCCACTCATATCTCCTATGAGGTGAGAAGCAAGGGTTATATCTCTAACACCCTCCAGTGCTGCAGCAGCATGATCTGCAACCTCCTGATAATCTCTAAAAATGAAAGGCCTTGTGGAGTGCATCAGAGTGAACCATCTCTGGCTAAAATCAGACCAAATAGCATCAGCTTTGGGCCCTGTCTCTTTCAATGATTTCACTTTTCCTATGAATTCCAACAGAACTTCCTCACCTGAAAGAGTTCATTTGTTAAATTGTTAAACTTTAAATGAGTCTacataaatatgaaaatataatCGTCTCCATTGTACATACATCTTTTCAGGTGAAGATTTGTAACCATTCCTATTGGAAGAT encodes the following:
- the LOC131637574 gene encoding beta-1,6-galactosyltransferase GALT29A-like → MLKSSEQKDGSEIEPPNCIDLFTQLASAKPKINNFPMKRTVRPLFVLLLLLVFLATLTSRSILRRGIISIELELETRVINRDSSLNATLLKHAAVEIGEEKSRKEIQQLLDGNFASQARHRTFVSWRRFIHHDGDRNFPATLRSPLFYRYWIDFRRVLHDWARKRRFQPGIMTELTRSVKVPLDRFNKLATDSIDKKYSSCAVVGNSGILLNRNYGSLIDAHEFVIRLNNARVDNYENKVGKKTSISFVNSNILHLCARRTGCFCHPYGANVPIVMYICQAVHFLDYTVCNASHKSPLLVTDPRFDVLCSRIVKYYSLKRFVEETGKGLEQWGSAHDGALFHYSSGMQAVMLALGVCDKVSIFGFGKSPSAKHHYHTNQKVELHLHDYEAEYAFYRDLVDGHKPIPFVSEKFKIPPVVMYH